The following are from one region of the Candidatus Zixiibacteriota bacterium genome:
- a CDS encoding diguanylate cyclase — METFRDEHDFYQEGEEREEMDQFYKNHRNFGLRARHELKRAERYCEFLSLLIIDLSSLSKFVKRGALKSYRRMEVLSQELEELILKSVRETDLVSGVQDQRLLLLLSETPKEGAKSLAKRLGERVKYYISNAIKTPPGWQVPMNIFSYPDRKGKDKFLGFIQEITQS; from the coding sequence ATGGAAACTTTCAGGGATGAACATGATTTTTACCAGGAAGGTGAAGAAAGGGAGGAAATGGATCAGTTTTACAAGAATCACCGTAACTTTGGACTCAGAGCGAGACATGAGTTAAAAAGAGCGGAAAGGTATTGTGAATTTCTTTCCCTTTTAATAATCGATCTAAGCAGTCTCTCTAAATTTGTGAAAAGAGGAGCTCTTAAGAGTTATCGGCGAATGGAGGTTCTCTCACAAGAGCTGGAAGAGTTGATCCTGAAAAGCGTTCGGGAGACTGACCTGGTCTCAGGAGTCCAGGACCAGAGACTTCTGTTGCTCCTTTCCGAAACTCCAAAAGAAGGTGCCAAAAGCCTGGCAAAGAGGTTGGGGGAGAGGGTAAAATATTATATCTCTAATGCAATCAAAACTCCTCCGGGGTGGCAGGTGCCGATGAATATCTTTTCTTATCCGGATCGTAAGGGTAAGGATAAATTCTTAGGTTTCATTCAGGAAATAACCCAGTCGTAA
- a CDS encoding FAD-binding protein — protein MKETLFEDLKKFFGAKNVFSTYEERLTYSYDATNTSFMPDAVVIPQNTEQVVQVMKYASANKIPIVSRGAGSGYTGGSLPVKGGIVVSFEQMNKILSVNKEKMYAVIEPGVVTQNFFDEMEKLGLFYPPDPSSLKTSTLGGNVAECAGGLRGRKYGVTKNYVLGLEFVLYDGEIVPTGVLSPDGDSGYDLSGIVVGSEGTLAVITKIALKLLKKPPYEETILAGFNNMEDAAKVVADITASGITPSILEFIDGDTLACVLEFIQTDRVEKAAAVLLIETDGEKEHAHKEAEEIIKICKKNNAKSLRFADTKEEKDNLWKIRRSVSASLLRLSPTKVNEDVAVPPSQLPELVRGIKKLSIDYNVQINTFGHAGDGNLHVNFMTDSRDKAKMHRVEQGVEKLFDLTLKLGGTLSGEHGIGTTKAKFMEKEVGKSGIEFMKKVKRAFDPDGIINPGKIFPE, from the coding sequence ATGAAAGAAACCCTATTTGAAGACCTGAAGAAATTTTTCGGTGCAAAGAACGTCTTCTCCACATATGAGGAAAGGCTCACCTATTCCTATGATGCCACCAACACCAGTTTTATGCCGGATGCAGTGGTAATCCCTCAGAATACCGAACAGGTAGTTCAGGTGATGAAGTATGCCTCAGCCAACAAAATCCCCATTGTCAGCCGGGGCGCTGGTTCAGGTTATACTGGAGGCTCTTTACCAGTAAAAGGCGGAATTGTGGTCAGTTTTGAGCAGATGAATAAGATTCTATCGGTGAACAAAGAGAAGATGTACGCTGTGATCGAGCCGGGAGTAGTAACCCAGAACTTCTTTGACGAGATGGAAAAGCTCGGGCTTTTTTATCCACCTGACCCCTCCAGCTTGAAGACATCGACTTTAGGCGGAAACGTAGCTGAATGTGCCGGAGGTCTGCGCGGTAGAAAATATGGAGTCACTAAAAACTATGTGTTAGGACTGGAATTTGTGCTCTATGACGGTGAGATAGTCCCTACGGGAGTCTTGAGTCCGGACGGGGACTCAGGGTATGATCTATCCGGCATTGTAGTCGGCTCAGAAGGAACCCTGGCAGTAATCACCAAAATCGCTTTGAAACTGCTGAAAAAACCTCCTTATGAAGAGACTATCTTAGCCGGGTTTAATAATATGGAAGACGCGGCTAAGGTCGTGGCTGATATAACAGCATCTGGAATCACCCCATCCATTCTGGAGTTCATTGACGGAGATACCTTAGCTTGCGTTTTGGAATTCATCCAGACCGACAGGGTGGAAAAAGCCGCAGCAGTACTGTTGATTGAGACAGATGGCGAAAAGGAACATGCACATAAAGAAGCAGAAGAGATTATAAAGATCTGCAAAAAAAACAATGCCAAAAGCTTAAGATTTGCAGACACTAAAGAGGAAAAAGACAACCTCTGGAAAATCCGCAGGTCTGTCTCAGCGTCCCTCTTGAGACTTTCCCCCACCAAGGTGAACGAGGACGTCGCTGTCCCTCCAAGCCAGCTTCCTGAGCTAGTCCGGGGAATCAAGAAGTTGTCAATAGACTATAATGTTCAGATTAATACCTTCGGACATGCCGGTGATGGAAACCTGCACGTGAATTTCATGACCGACTCCAGAGATAAAGCGAAAATGCACCGGGTCGAGCAGGGAGTGGAGAAATTGTTCGATCTGACCTTGAAATTAGGCGGAACTCTTTCTGGTGAGCACGGCATCGGCACGACCAAAGCTAAATTCATGGAAAAAGAGGTGGGCAAATCCGGAATCGAGTTCATGAAAAAAGTCAAACGGGCATTTGACCCGGATGGAATAATAAACCCCGGCAAGATATTCCCGGAATAA
- a CDS encoding NAD(P)/FAD-dependent oxidoreductase: MCAIEAGKRHCKVLVIDHAKNPGRKILMSGGGRCNFTNYHINADNYISHNPHFCKSALSRYTQWDFLTLVQKHHIVFSEKTQGQLFCDGSSRDILNMLLSECEQAGVSFQVNSKIEKIERLAEHHFKVYSSRGNYVCQSLVVATGGLSIPAIGASPLGYEIAQQFHVKVWPRRAGLVPFTLQPKDKEKLSTLSGIAVDAMVSNKRQSFSESILFTHRGLSGSAILQMSSYWQPGEELRINLLPKIDLVDVLKEQQQQRPQRKVKSVLAEYLPKRLVAIMVMRNLAESPLRTISHNQFKEISAQLQQWTIKPNGTEGYRTAEVTLGGVDCDAISSKTMEARPVAGLFFTGEVLDVSGWLGGYNLQWAWSSGWCAGQYV; the protein is encoded by the coding sequence ATGTGCGCAATCGAAGCTGGCAAGCGTCACTGTAAGGTGCTGGTTATCGATCATGCAAAAAATCCGGGACGGAAAATTTTGATGTCCGGTGGCGGGCGTTGCAATTTTACCAATTACCATATAAATGCCGACAACTATATTTCCCATAATCCGCATTTCTGCAAATCGGCACTAAGCCGCTACACTCAATGGGATTTTTTGACCCTGGTGCAGAAGCATCATATCGTCTTTAGTGAGAAAACCCAGGGACAACTCTTCTGCGATGGCAGCTCCCGTGACATTCTGAACATGCTGTTATCCGAGTGCGAACAGGCCGGGGTCTCTTTTCAAGTAAATTCGAAAATTGAAAAGATCGAACGGCTGGCTGAGCATCATTTCAAAGTATACAGCAGCCGGGGCAATTATGTCTGCCAGTCGTTAGTCGTTGCCACAGGTGGGTTATCCATACCCGCGATAGGCGCAAGCCCTTTGGGGTATGAAATTGCCCAGCAGTTTCACGTCAAGGTGTGGCCGCGACGTGCCGGCTTAGTTCCCTTCACTCTTCAGCCCAAGGATAAAGAAAAACTATCAACCTTATCCGGTATTGCTGTTGATGCCATGGTCAGTAACAAGCGGCAAAGTTTTTCTGAAAGCATCTTATTTACGCACCGGGGTTTGAGCGGCTCGGCCATCTTGCAAATGTCATCCTATTGGCAGCCCGGCGAGGAGCTCAGGATAAATCTGTTACCAAAGATTGATCTGGTCGATGTACTGAAAGAACAGCAACAACAACGCCCGCAGCGGAAGGTGAAATCAGTGTTGGCGGAATATTTACCTAAACGTCTTGTGGCGATAATGGTAATGCGTAATCTGGCTGAAAGCCCATTACGGACGATCTCTCACAACCAATTTAAGGAGATTTCAGCGCAGCTCCAGCAATGGACCATCAAACCAAACGGCACCGAGGGATACCGAACCGCGGAGGTGACTCTGGGGGGAGTAGATTGTGACGCGATTTCATCCAAGACCATGGAAGCTCGTCCGGTGGCGGGGCTATTTTTTACCGGCGAAGTACTGGATGTGAGCGGCTGGCTGGGTGGTTATAATCTCCAATGGGCCTGGTCATCGGGCTGGTGTGCCGGACAGTATGTTTAG
- a CDS encoding sigma-54 dependent transcriptional regulator — protein sequence MKDKVKLLVIDDDPTVSWLLSEGLGEGYEILTARDGNEGIKSLSQSRPDLILLDIKMPGLSGIQVLEQIKEMDRLSEVIMLSGHGETKNVVESIRLGASEFINKPFDVKEVEIHIQKVLEKNRLRKELDLLKSELQAKSQYDKLIGESPAMAQVKSLIEQVADSELAVLIRGESGTGKEIVARMIHSLSSRRNEPFIKQNCAAIPRELLEAELFGYEKGAFTGAHKTKPGRFETAHKGTMFLDEIGDMPLELQAKLLQVLEQHEFVRVGGIKNIQVDVRIVCATNQDLEKALEKQLIRDDLYYRLNEITIKLPSLREIREDIPFLVDHFLKKYNLNYKKNYAQLSPKSMKLLQEYGWPGNVRQLENLIKQIVVREDENIIAETIRATIVPTETIEEFGTPAGEKEYSLKKRVARSTANQEKKLILEVLNKTNWNRRKASELLEISYRSLLYKIKEYRINETGE from the coding sequence ATGAAAGATAAGGTGAAATTACTGGTGATAGACGATGACCCCACTGTTTCCTGGCTTTTGAGCGAGGGGTTAGGGGAGGGGTATGAAATACTTACAGCCAGGGATGGGAATGAGGGGATTAAATCTCTTTCGCAATCCAGGCCAGATCTAATACTGTTAGATATCAAAATGCCAGGACTTAGCGGCATTCAGGTGCTGGAGCAGATAAAAGAGATGGATCGTCTCTCGGAAGTGATAATGCTCTCCGGACATGGCGAGACAAAAAATGTGGTTGAATCGATTCGTCTGGGAGCCTCTGAATTCATAAACAAGCCGTTTGACGTCAAGGAAGTGGAAATCCACATCCAGAAGGTCCTGGAAAAAAACAGATTAAGAAAAGAATTAGACCTGCTCAAATCCGAATTGCAGGCTAAGTCTCAGTATGATAAACTGATCGGCGAATCACCTGCTATGGCTCAGGTGAAAAGCTTAATCGAGCAAGTGGCTGATTCGGAATTAGCCGTGCTGATCCGGGGGGAAAGCGGTACCGGCAAGGAGATAGTTGCCAGGATGATCCATAGCCTCTCCAGTCGCAGAAACGAGCCTTTTATAAAGCAGAACTGCGCAGCCATTCCACGGGAGCTTTTAGAGGCAGAGCTGTTCGGTTATGAAAAGGGTGCTTTTACCGGGGCGCATAAAACCAAACCCGGAAGATTTGAGACTGCCCATAAGGGCACGATGTTCTTGGACGAGATCGGGGATATGCCTTTAGAGCTGCAAGCCAAACTTCTCCAGGTATTGGAACAGCACGAGTTCGTCAGGGTAGGAGGGATAAAAAATATCCAGGTGGACGTAAGAATTGTCTGCGCAACCAACCAGGATTTAGAAAAAGCACTGGAGAAGCAACTTATCCGGGACGACCTTTATTACCGTCTAAACGAGATCACCATTAAACTCCCCTCCCTAAGAGAGATAAGGGAAGACATTCCATTCCTGGTTGACCATTTTTTAAAGAAATATAATCTTAATTATAAGAAGAATTATGCCCAGCTTTCTCCCAAAAGCATGAAGCTTTTACAGGAATATGGCTGGCCTGGGAATGTGCGACAATTAGAGAATCTGATTAAACAGATTGTGGTTCGAGAAGATGAGAATATCATTGCTGAGACCATAAGGGCTACTATTGTGCCCACTGAGACCATAGAAGAGTTTGGAACTCCAGCCGGAGAAAAAGAATATTCTCTTAAGAAAAGGGTAGCTCGGTCGACAGCTAATCAGGAAAAGAAACTGATCCTGGAGGTTTTGAACAAAACCAACTGGAATCGAAGAAAAGCGTCTGAGCTTTTAGAGATAAGTTATCGTTCCCTGCTCTATAAGATCAAAGAATACCGAATCAACGAAACCGGAGAATAA